One part of the Mycolicibacterium aromaticivorans JS19b1 = JCM 16368 genome encodes these proteins:
- a CDS encoding HpcH/HpaI aldolase/citrate lyase family protein encodes MALDNPGPAWLFCPADRPERFEKAAATADVVILDLEDGVAGRDREAAREALVSTQLDPERTVVRVNPVTTPDHPLDLEALARTPYTTVMLAKTESAEQVAALAPLDVVALIETPLGALNVGESSRPDNAFAVMWGAEDLFAVLGGTANRYPDGSYREVARHVRSQSLLAAKAYGRLALDSVYLDIKDLDGLAAEVDDAVAVGFDAKVAIHPSQIPVIRKGYLPSAEQVAWARHVLEAARDERGVFQFEGIMVDAPVLRRAERIVQLAPDPGR; translated from the coding sequence ATGGCACTCGACAATCCAGGACCGGCCTGGCTGTTCTGCCCCGCCGACCGTCCCGAGCGGTTCGAAAAGGCCGCCGCCACAGCCGATGTCGTGATCCTCGACCTCGAAGACGGGGTCGCCGGCAGAGACCGTGAGGCCGCGCGTGAAGCGCTGGTGTCCACCCAGCTCGATCCCGAGCGCACGGTTGTCCGGGTCAATCCCGTGACCACGCCAGATCATCCGCTCGATCTTGAAGCGCTGGCCCGCACGCCGTACACCACGGTGATGCTGGCGAAGACCGAGTCCGCCGAGCAGGTCGCCGCGCTGGCTCCGCTGGATGTCGTGGCGCTGATCGAAACCCCGCTGGGTGCGCTCAACGTCGGCGAGTCCAGCCGGCCCGACAACGCATTCGCCGTCATGTGGGGTGCCGAGGACTTGTTCGCCGTCCTCGGTGGCACCGCCAACCGCTATCCCGACGGCTCGTACCGCGAAGTCGCACGGCACGTGCGGTCGCAGAGCTTGCTGGCGGCCAAGGCATACGGCCGCCTCGCGCTGGATTCGGTGTACCTCGACATCAAGGACCTCGACGGCCTCGCGGCCGAGGTGGACGACGCGGTGGCTGTCGGTTTCGACGCGAAAGTGGCCATCCATCCTAGCCAGATCCCGGTGATCAGGAAGGGCTACCTTCCTAGCGCTGAGCAGGTAGCTTGGGCGCGACACGTGCTCGAGGCGGCCCGCGATGAACGCGGTGTCTTCCAATTCGAGGGCATAATGGTGGATGCCCCGGTGCTTCGGCGAGCAGAGCGCATAGTCCAGCTAGCGCCCGACCCCGGCCGCTAG
- the pdhA gene encoding pyruvate dehydrogenase (acetyl-transferring) E1 component subunit alpha translates to MDQPVQLIGPDGTATAESRYRRDLAPETLAWLYENLVVARDLDVEFVNLQRQGELALYASCRGQEAAQIGAAAALRKTDWLFPQFRELGVFLIRGIPPANVAALWRGAWHGGLDFTGKCCAPVAIPIATHTVHAVGAAMAAQRLGEDSVTVAFLGDGATSEGDTHEAMNLAAVEKAPCVFYIQNNQWAISVPASRQYAVPTLAHRAAGYGMPGIRVDGNDILACFAVMSEAAERARAGDGPTVIEAVTYRMEPHTTSDDATRYRSAEEIAYWSARDPIVRYRTYLQHREILTERIEQRVHARSARLRTELRDAVVGAPDPDVNELFDHVYAEITPELSAQREQLRAELAGRAR, encoded by the coding sequence ATGGATCAGCCGGTTCAACTCATCGGGCCCGACGGAACAGCGACGGCCGAAAGCCGATATCGCCGTGATCTGGCGCCGGAAACCCTCGCGTGGCTCTACGAGAATCTTGTTGTCGCGCGCGATCTCGACGTCGAGTTCGTCAATCTGCAGCGCCAGGGCGAATTGGCGCTGTACGCGTCGTGCCGGGGCCAAGAGGCCGCACAGATCGGCGCGGCAGCGGCACTGCGGAAAACCGACTGGCTGTTTCCGCAATTCCGCGAACTCGGTGTCTTCCTGATTCGCGGGATCCCGCCCGCCAACGTTGCCGCTCTCTGGCGCGGTGCCTGGCACGGCGGGCTGGATTTCACCGGCAAGTGCTGCGCACCCGTCGCCATTCCCATCGCCACCCACACCGTGCACGCCGTGGGCGCAGCGATGGCTGCCCAACGGCTGGGCGAGGATTCAGTGACGGTGGCATTCCTCGGCGACGGCGCCACCAGTGAAGGTGACACGCACGAGGCGATGAACCTGGCTGCCGTCGAGAAAGCGCCGTGTGTCTTCTACATCCAGAACAATCAGTGGGCCATTTCGGTTCCGGCGAGTCGTCAATATGCGGTGCCCACCCTCGCGCACCGCGCGGCCGGCTACGGAATGCCCGGAATCCGGGTGGACGGCAACGACATCCTGGCCTGCTTCGCGGTGATGAGTGAAGCAGCCGAACGGGCACGGGCCGGGGATGGACCCACAGTCATCGAAGCCGTCACCTACCGGATGGAACCCCACACCACCTCCGACGACGCCACCCGATACCGGAGCGCCGAGGAGATCGCCTACTGGTCGGCCCGGGATCCGATCGTCCGATACCGCACCTATCTCCAACACCGCGAGATCCTCACCGAGCGGATCGAGCAGCGGGTGCATGCGCGGTCGGCGCGGCTGCGGACCGAACTCCGCGATGCGGTGGTGGGCGCCCCGGATCCGGACGTGAACGAGCTCTTCGACCACGTGTACGCCGAGATCACCCCCGAATTATCCGCGCAGCGAGAACAATTGCGCGCCGAACTGGCGGGACGTGCACGATGA
- a CDS encoding alpha-ketoacid dehydrogenase subunit beta, with the protein MTQIIERPPMRGDGTPEPDGPILTELPTVSTLTMAQAINRALHDAMAGDDRVLVFGEDVADLGGVFRITEGLAETFGTQRCFDTPLAESAIIGIAIGLAIRGFVPVPEIQFDGFSYPAFDQVVSHLAKYRNRTRGQVDMPVTVRIPSFGGIGAVEHHSESTESYWVHTAGLKVVVPSTPSDAYWLLRHAIAARDPVIYLEPKRRYWGREAVDLAVPGPPIGKAVIRRPGDDVTVLTYGGLVGTAVNAAEIADCSVEVIDLRSLSPLDFDTVTASIRKTGRAIVMHEGPRTLGFGAELAARISEELFYELESPVLRATGFDTPYPPARLEKLWLPGVDRLLDCIEKAMRRP; encoded by the coding sequence ATGACCCAGATCATCGAACGTCCGCCGATGCGGGGCGACGGCACACCGGAACCTGACGGCCCGATCTTGACCGAACTGCCCACTGTCAGCACCCTGACCATGGCGCAGGCGATCAACCGCGCCCTGCATGACGCGATGGCAGGCGATGACCGGGTACTGGTGTTCGGTGAAGACGTAGCCGACCTGGGTGGAGTCTTCCGAATCACCGAGGGTCTGGCCGAAACCTTCGGAACCCAGCGATGTTTCGACACACCCCTGGCCGAGTCGGCGATCATCGGTATCGCTATCGGCCTGGCGATCCGCGGGTTCGTACCAGTCCCGGAGATCCAGTTCGACGGGTTCTCCTACCCGGCATTCGACCAGGTGGTCAGCCACCTCGCCAAGTACCGTAACCGCACCCGCGGCCAGGTCGACATGCCGGTCACCGTTCGGATCCCGTCGTTCGGCGGCATCGGCGCCGTCGAGCATCACTCGGAGTCCACCGAATCCTATTGGGTGCACACGGCGGGCCTGAAAGTTGTTGTGCCGTCGACTCCGTCGGACGCCTACTGGCTGCTCCGGCATGCCATCGCCGCCCGCGATCCGGTGATCTACCTCGAACCGAAGCGGCGGTACTGGGGCCGCGAGGCGGTGGACCTCGCTGTGCCGGGGCCGCCGATAGGCAAGGCCGTGATCCGTCGACCCGGCGATGACGTCACGGTGCTCACGTACGGCGGGCTGGTCGGCACCGCGGTGAACGCGGCCGAGATTGCCGACTGCAGCGTCGAAGTGATCGACCTGCGCTCGCTGAGCCCCCTGGACTTCGACACGGTGACCGCGTCGATCCGCAAGACCGGCCGCGCGATCGTCATGCACGAGGGACCCCGCACACTGGGCTTCGGAGCCGAGCTGGCCGCGCGGATCTCCGAGGAACTGTTCTACGAACTCGAGTCGCCGGTGCTGCGCGCCACCGGATTCGACACTCCGTACCCGCCGGCGCGATTGGAGAAGCTCTGGCTGCCGGGAGTGGACCGGTTGCTCGACTGCATTGAGAAAGCGATGCGACGGCCATGA
- a CDS encoding dihydrolipoamide acetyltransferase family protein, translating to MSDFLVPDLGEGLEDATITSWAVAVGDVVELNQTLCTVETNKAEVEIPSPYAGRVAELGGEEGETLCVGTLLVRIETGERTPVLVGYGIDEGMDRSRRARAAPKTRKLAADLAVDLNGLRPGSGADGVITPEDVLDAAGTVSHSIPVRGVHARMAAHMSLSRSRIPDAHASVQVDGTALLRLRDQLEVTPFVLTLRLLMIALGRHPMLNATWVEAEAGPEIRLHPDVRLGVAVATERGLVVPVVDTRGRSTRQLAVAVDELVERARAGTLAPAQLSGSTFTVSNFGALGLDDGVPVINYPEAAILGMGSLKPRAVVVDGAVVARPTMTLTCAFDHRVADGAQAAAFLTDLRGLIESPETALLDL from the coding sequence ATGAGCGACTTCCTGGTGCCCGACCTGGGGGAGGGCCTCGAGGATGCGACGATCACCAGTTGGGCCGTCGCCGTCGGGGATGTTGTCGAACTCAACCAGACCCTATGCACCGTCGAGACCAACAAAGCCGAAGTCGAGATCCCCAGTCCATATGCCGGGCGGGTCGCCGAACTCGGTGGTGAAGAGGGCGAAACCCTTTGTGTGGGAACACTGTTGGTGCGCATCGAGACCGGGGAGCGCACGCCGGTTCTGGTCGGCTACGGCATCGACGAAGGCATGGACCGCAGCCGGCGGGCGCGTGCGGCCCCGAAAACGCGTAAGTTGGCCGCCGACCTCGCGGTGGACTTGAACGGGCTGCGGCCGGGATCAGGGGCCGACGGCGTGATCACCCCCGAGGACGTGCTCGACGCGGCCGGGACTGTCTCACACAGCATTCCGGTGCGCGGTGTGCACGCCCGGATGGCCGCCCACATGTCGTTGTCCCGCAGCCGGATTCCCGACGCGCACGCCAGCGTCCAAGTGGACGGCACGGCGCTGCTGCGCCTCCGTGACCAGCTCGAAGTGACGCCGTTCGTTCTGACGTTGCGGTTACTGATGATCGCGCTCGGGCGCCATCCCATGCTCAACGCCACCTGGGTGGAAGCCGAAGCGGGACCGGAGATCCGGTTGCACCCCGACGTTCGGCTGGGTGTCGCAGTGGCCACCGAGCGGGGTCTGGTGGTTCCGGTCGTCGACACCCGTGGACGTTCAACCCGGCAGTTGGCCGTCGCTGTCGACGAGTTGGTCGAGCGGGCGAGGGCGGGCACTTTGGCGCCAGCTCAGCTCAGCGGCTCGACGTTCACCGTGTCGAACTTCGGAGCGCTGGGCCTCGATGACGGGGTTCCGGTGATCAACTACCCGGAGGCGGCGATCCTCGGAATGGGCTCACTGAAGCCGCGGGCCGTAGTCGTCGACGGCGCGGTAGTAGCCCGGCCGACCATGACGCTCACGTGTGCGTTCGATCATCGCGTCGCCGATGGGGCGCAGGCCGCCGCATTCCTGACCGATCTGCGCGGACTCATCGAATCCCCGGAGACCGCGCTACTCGATCTGTAA